A single Venturia canescens isolate UGA chromosome 1, ASM1945775v1, whole genome shotgun sequence DNA region contains:
- the TSG101 gene encoding tumor susceptibility gene 101 protein — translation MVKMNHTDLQKMKQCLSKYQNADITRKEICNVLQMYRSLQYNMEPFVFNDGSCKELSNLQGTIPITYKGSTYNIPVCIWLMDTHPNNAPMCYVRPTADMSIKVSMFVDHNGKIYLPYLHDWVPHSSDLLSLIQVMTVMFGEHPPVVAKRWTSVQKPTTPYPVQPFMPVPTNGGAMGATGSGFPPYPTTTPYPATNSPYPPAATSSLGYGSYPGMPTPYQGQTYPGSFPSPFNPASLPGENPYQSPSMVPGSINTGNSDTITEEHIRASLLSAVGDKLRRRLCDQFSQLQAELETLRRTQKELTNGSSRLADLFTKLKKEKAELEKNINILQDKEAELEKEIAKLSDSQSIDVDEAVTTIAPLYKQMLNAFAEEAATEDAIYYLAEGLRSGIIDLDVFLKQVRQLSRRQFMLRALMLRCRQKAGLAG, via the exons ATGGTCAAGATGAATCACACCGACTTGCAGAAGATGAAGCAGTGTCTGAGTAAA TATCAGAATGCAGATATAACGCGCAAAGAAATTTGCAATGTGCTACAAATGTATCGAAGCTTACAATACAACATGGAGCCCTTTG TCTTCAACGACGGTTCCTGCAAAGAACTATCCAATCTTCAGGGCACTATACCAATAACCTATAAGGGCAGTACGTACAACATACCTGTATGTATTTGGTTAATGGACACTCATCCCAACAATGCGCCAATGTGTTATGTCAGGCCAACTGCCGATATGAGTATCAAAGTCAGTATGTTCGTTGATCACAATGGCAAGATATACTTACCGTATCTACATGACTGGGTACCA CATTCCTCGGATTTGTTGAGTCTAATACAAGTAATGACGGTCATGTTCGGCGAGCATCCCCCAGTTGTAGCGAAACGATGGACAAGTGTTCAAAAGCCAACAACACCTTACCCCGTTCAAC CTTTTATGCCTGTTCCGACCAATGGAGGAGCTATGGGTGCGACTGGTAGTGGATTTCCACCGTACCCTACGACGACGCCGTATCCAGCTACCAATTCTCCATATCCTCCAGCTGCAACATCCAGTCTTGGTTACGGTAGTTACCCGGGAATGCCGACACCTTATCAGGGTCAAACTTATCCTGGTTCGTTTCCATCTCCTTTCAATCCAGCTAGTTTACCA GGTGAAAATCCATATCAGTCTCCATCGATGGTGCCAGGCTCAATAAACACGGGAAATTCCGACACGATAACCGAAGAGCACATAAGAGCGTCGCTGCTCTCAGCGGTCGGTGACAAATTACGACGGCGCTTGTGTGACCAGTTTTCCCAGTTGCAAGCTGAACTTGAAACCCTTCGACGAACCCAAAAAGAACTTACGAATGGTTCGTCTAGACTCGCCGATTTGTTCACCAAACTCAAGAAGGAGAAAGccgaattggaaaaaaacataaatattCTACAAGATAAAGAGGCGGAATTGGAGAAAGAGATTGCCAAATTATCCGACAGTCAATCGATCGACGTTGATGAGGCAGTTACGACGATCGCACCTTTGTACAAACA AATGTTGAACGCGTTTGCTGAGGAGGCTGCAACAGAAGACGCCATATATTATCTTGCTGAGGGATTACGAAGCGGCATAATCGATTTGGATGTATTTTTGAAGCAAGTTAGGCAATTATCGCGTCGGCAATTTATGCTCAGAGCTTTAATGTTACGCTGCCGACAGAAAGCGGGCCTCGCTGGATAA